In a genomic window of Flavobacterium lipolyticum:
- a CDS encoding TspO/MBR family protein has product MNKAAKIAIALVICLMVGYSASIVTRPSVETWYPTLIKPPFNPPNWIFMPVWTLLYILMAVAAGLVWDKIKEQKETVKMALGFFIIQLTLNAIWSYLFFELKNPMLALIEIVLLWLMIYETYLKFVKINKIAGYLLIPYMVWVAFAAVLNASIWWLN; this is encoded by the coding sequence ATGAACAAGGCAGCCAAAATTGCAATTGCATTAGTTATTTGTTTAATGGTAGGGTATTCTGCAAGTATAGTGACAAGACCAAGTGTTGAAACATGGTATCCTACTCTTATAAAACCTCCTTTTAATCCGCCTAATTGGATTTTTATGCCGGTTTGGACACTGCTTTATATTTTGATGGCGGTTGCAGCAGGACTGGTTTGGGATAAAATAAAAGAGCAGAAAGAGACGGTGAAAATGGCCTTAGGTTTCTTCATAATTCAGCTGACGTTAAACGCGATCTGGTCTTACTTGTTCTTCGAATTAAAGAACCCAATGCTAGCCCTAATCGAAATTGTACTTTTATGGCTGATGATTTATGAAACGTATTTGAAATTCGTTAAAATCAATAAAATTGCCGGATATTTATTGATTCCGTATATGGTTTGGGTAGCATTTGCTGCAGTTTTAAATGCCAGTATCTGGTGGTTGAATTGA
- a CDS encoding tetratricopeptide repeat protein, which translates to MNKFKLSLVVLFLISFKCFACLNGETKTLKNGYLIYIDYKGIVPHGHNFDAGVSSQLLFELDSIYKKTKDIDYLSDKGYVLIVLKKYEEALKLYLSIEKIKPNRYSTASNLGTLYELMGENEKAYDWIKKSIQINSESHEGSEWIHLKILETKIKNLNNVSGEFLIGTSFGTDEIPKSNLSKSELERLSKSIYYQLNERITFLKPKDRIISILLFELANIVKIIEKNKTAIEIYEQAKEYGLDDELINKRLQYCYKFEIDYCEDRNLRLYDANHDLRDKMNGIDRDYVNQIEILLIILSIVLAILIIALAVFYTKWKSLRDYIFLNDSKTDA; encoded by the coding sequence ATGAATAAATTTAAGCTCTCCCTAGTAGTTTTGTTTTTAATCTCATTTAAGTGTTTTGCCTGCTTGAATGGTGAAACGAAAACATTAAAAAACGGATATTTAATTTACATTGATTATAAAGGAATTGTTCCTCATGGTCATAATTTTGACGCAGGAGTTTCTTCCCAGTTGCTTTTTGAACTGGATAGTATTTATAAAAAGACAAAGGATATAGATTATTTGTCTGATAAAGGGTATGTTTTAATTGTTTTAAAAAAGTATGAGGAAGCATTAAAATTATATCTAAGTATTGAAAAGATTAAGCCAAATCGATATTCTACAGCATCGAATCTTGGAACGCTTTACGAATTAATGGGAGAAAATGAGAAAGCTTATGATTGGATTAAGAAGTCAATTCAGATTAATTCCGAATCTCATGAAGGATCAGAATGGATACATTTGAAAATATTAGAGACTAAGATTAAGAATTTAAACAATGTTTCGGGGGAATTTTTAATAGGTACAAGTTTTGGTACAGATGAAATCCCTAAAAGTAATTTGTCAAAATCTGAATTAGAGAGATTAAGTAAATCTATTTATTATCAGTTGAATGAACGAATAACCTTTCTAAAACCAAAGGACAGAATAATTTCGATCTTGCTTTTCGAATTGGCTAATATTGTCAAAATAATTGAGAAGAATAAAACAGCAATTGAAATATATGAACAAGCAAAAGAGTATGGATTAGATGATGAATTGATTAATAAAAGGCTGCAATATTGCTACAAATTCGAGATTGATTATTGTGAGGATCGAAATTTAAGACTTTATGATGCAAATCATGATTTAAGAGATAAAATGAATGGGATCGATAGAGATTATGTAAATCAAATCGAAATACTGTTAATTATTCTATCAATTGTTTTGGCAATTTTAATAATTGCTTTGGCCGTTTTTTATACTAAATGGAAGAGTTTAAGAGATTACATTTTTCTGAATGATTCAAAAACGGATGCTTAG
- a CDS encoding four helix bundle protein: MEKKNVIKDKSFAFAIEIVNLYKTLSEKKEFVLSKQMLRAGTSIGANVRESEHAQSKADFIHKLSISLKEANETEYWLDLLYETKYLSDIEFQNIKPKISELLRLLTSILKTSKNI, translated from the coding sequence ATGGAAAAGAAAAACGTTATAAAAGATAAGTCCTTTGCTTTTGCAATTGAAATTGTAAATCTTTACAAAACTCTAAGCGAGAAAAAAGAATTTGTATTATCTAAACAAATGTTGCGTGCAGGAACATCGATTGGTGCAAATGTAAGAGAATCTGAACATGCCCAAAGTAAAGCAGATTTTATTCATAAGTTGTCTATTTCATTAAAAGAAGCAAACGAAACAGAATATTGGTTAGATTTGCTGTATGAAACAAAATATCTTTCTGATATCGAATTTCAAAATATTAAACCTAAAATCAGTGAGTTATTAAGATTACTTACGAGTATCCTAAAAACTTCTAAAAACATATAA
- a CDS encoding diphosphomevalonate/mevalonate 3,5-bisphosphate decarboxylase family protein, with the protein MFTAADFIPNTYTSSIEKGNFEWSAPSNIALVKYWGKKDNQIPANPSVSFTLKNCKTITKLAFSKRESSPASNFSFDLLFEGKPKEDFKPKIQKFLERIEIYLPFLKEYHFTIDTQNTFPHSSGIASSASGMAALAMNFMSLEKVLNPEMTEGYFYQKASFLARLGSGSACRSVKGNLVAWGNQANIKGSSDLYGVEFPYTVHENFNNYQDTILLVDKGEKQVSSTVGHDLMHNHPYAERRFAQAHENLDQLITIFESGNLNEFIKVVESEALTLHAMMMTSMPYYILMKPNTLQIINAIWKFRNETQIPVCFTLDAGANVHVLYPENVSDKVLQFIQDELVVFCQNGQYICDEIGDGALLIDN; encoded by the coding sequence ATGTTTACAGCAGCTGATTTTATTCCTAATACTTATACTTCATCCATCGAAAAAGGAAATTTTGAATGGAGCGCACCCAGCAATATTGCGTTAGTAAAATACTGGGGGAAAAAAGACAATCAGATTCCGGCAAATCCTTCAGTAAGTTTTACCCTTAAAAATTGTAAAACGATTACTAAGCTTGCTTTTTCGAAAAGAGAAAGTTCTCCCGCAAGTAATTTCTCGTTTGATTTACTTTTTGAAGGAAAACCAAAAGAAGACTTCAAACCAAAAATTCAAAAGTTTCTGGAACGAATTGAAATCTATTTACCTTTTCTGAAAGAGTATCATTTTACTATCGATACTCAAAATACCTTTCCACACAGTTCAGGAATTGCTTCATCGGCTTCTGGAATGGCAGCTTTAGCAATGAACTTTATGAGTTTAGAGAAAGTATTAAATCCTGAAATGACAGAAGGCTATTTTTACCAGAAAGCTTCTTTTTTAGCCCGTTTGGGATCCGGAAGTGCCTGCAGAAGTGTAAAAGGAAATCTGGTAGCTTGGGGAAATCAGGCAAATATTAAAGGAAGTTCGGATTTATATGGGGTTGAATTCCCTTATACCGTTCACGAAAATTTCAACAACTATCAGGATACCATTTTACTGGTTGATAAAGGTGAAAAACAAGTTTCCAGTACTGTTGGACATGATTTAATGCACAATCATCCCTATGCCGAAAGACGTTTTGCTCAGGCACATGAAAATCTGGATCAGTTAATTACCATTTTTGAAAGCGGTAATCTGAACGAATTTATAAAAGTAGTTGAAAGTGAAGCATTGACATTACATGCCATGATGATGACTTCTATGCCCTACTATATTTTAATGAAACCGAACACCTTGCAAATCATTAATGCCATCTGGAAGTTCCGAAATGAGACTCAGATTCCGGTTTGCTTTACACTTGATGCCGGAGCAAATGTTCATGTTCTCTATCCCGAAAACGTTAGCGATAAAGTGCTACAATTTATTCAGGACGAATTAGTTGTATTTTGTCAGAATGGTCAGTACATTTGCGACGAAATTGGAGATGGTGCTTTATTAATTGATAATTAA
- a CDS encoding geranylgeranylglycerol-phosphate geranylgeranyltransferase produces MLSRQHKLLVMKIVSLFSVVRGYNIPIIVLAQYLSSIFILAPEKRALDILLDFNLFLIVFASAITIASGYIINNFYDSQKDLINRPNKSMLDRLVSQKTKLSVYFTLNFIAALMALIVSWRAFLFFSAYIFLIWLYSHKIKKYPIVGNLCAAFLAVVPFFAILLYFYNKISFEEIENHMSHFMVISSHAIFLFLLLLIREMIKDLENLKGDLANNYRTIPILYNETVSKQIITVLTILTVVPVYILINIYDVGYMDIYFYVCFGVLLFFLIYLWKSNSKEQFLLLHNVLKFLIVSGVFCIVLINPTVLWHGKNLLLKS; encoded by the coding sequence ATGTTAAGCAGACAGCACAAACTTTTAGTAATGAAAATTGTTAGTTTGTTCTCCGTAGTGAGAGGCTATAACATCCCGATTATTGTTTTGGCTCAATACTTATCCTCTATTTTTATACTGGCACCGGAAAAAAGAGCACTGGATATTTTGTTGGATTTCAATTTATTTTTAATCGTTTTTGCTTCCGCAATCACTATTGCTTCAGGTTATATTATCAATAATTTCTACGACAGCCAAAAAGATTTAATCAACAGACCTAACAAATCAATGTTAGACAGATTAGTCAGTCAAAAAACAAAACTATCCGTTTATTTTACACTCAACTTCATTGCGGCCTTAATGGCGCTGATTGTATCCTGGCGTGCTTTTCTATTCTTTTCGGCATACATTTTCCTCATTTGGCTCTACTCTCATAAAATAAAAAAATACCCTATTGTTGGTAATCTCTGTGCGGCCTTCCTGGCAGTAGTTCCATTCTTTGCTATCCTGTTATATTTCTACAACAAAATTTCGTTTGAAGAAATCGAGAATCACATGAGTCATTTCATGGTTATTTCATCTCACGCGATTTTCTTGTTTTTATTGTTGCTCATTCGGGAAATGATAAAAGATCTGGAAAATCTCAAAGGTGATTTAGCTAACAATTACAGAACAATCCCAATTCTTTACAACGAAACGGTTTCCAAACAAATCATTACAGTTTTAACGATCCTGACAGTGGTTCCGGTTTACATTTTAATCAACATTTACGATGTGGGTTATATGGACATTTACTTTTATGTCTGTTTTGGCGTATTGCTATTTTTCCTGATTTATTTATGGAAATCAAACTCTAAGGAACAATTTTTACTATTACACAATGTCTTAAAATTCCTGATTGTTTCGGGAGTATTTTGCATCGTATTAATTAATCCAACTGTCTTATGGCATGGAAAAAATTTATTACTAAAATCTTAA
- a CDS encoding mevalonate kinase family protein, whose product MKGPLFYSKILLFGEYGIIRDSKGLSIPYNFYNGALKKTEEPSAEAMASNASLKRFAAYLETLQTEQPDLVAFDLTALKNDVETGMYFDSSIPQGYGVGSSGALVAAIYDKYATHKITVLENLTREKLLQLKNIFAQMESFFHGKSSGLDPLNSYLSIPILINSKDNIEATGIPTQSFDGKGAVFLLDSGIVGETAPMVNIFMESLKDKGFRTMLKNQFVKYTDACVENFLHGDMKSLFTNTKKLSKVVLNNFKPMIPEQFHGIWQNGIDTNDYYLKLCGSGGGGYILGFTEDLERAKASLKDYKLEVVYQF is encoded by the coding sequence ATGAAAGGACCCTTATTTTACTCAAAAATATTACTCTTTGGAGAATACGGAATCATCCGCGACTCTAAAGGACTTTCTATTCCTTATAATTTTTACAACGGTGCTTTGAAAAAAACCGAAGAACCTTCGGCAGAAGCAATGGCATCCAACGCAAGCTTAAAACGTTTTGCAGCTTATCTTGAAACTTTACAAACAGAACAGCCGGATTTGGTTGCTTTTGATTTGACGGCTTTAAAGAATGATGTAGAAACCGGAATGTATTTCGATTCCAGTATTCCACAAGGATACGGAGTGGGAAGCAGTGGTGCACTTGTTGCTGCAATTTATGACAAATATGCTACTCATAAGATCACCGTTTTAGAAAATCTGACTCGCGAAAAACTATTACAATTAAAGAATATTTTCGCTCAAATGGAAAGTTTCTTCCACGGAAAAAGCTCTGGTTTAGATCCTTTAAACAGTTATTTAAGCATTCCTATTTTAATCAATTCGAAAGATAACATTGAAGCAACCGGAATTCCAACTCAGAGTTTTGATGGAAAAGGGGCTGTATTTTTATTAGATTCAGGAATTGTAGGCGAAACCGCTCCGATGGTTAACATTTTCATGGAAAGCCTGAAAGACAAAGGCTTCCGTACTATGCTTAAAAATCAGTTTGTAAAATATACCGATGCTTGTGTAGAAAACTTTTTACATGGTGACATGAAATCGTTGTTTACCAATACTAAAAAGCTATCAAAAGTCGTTCTAAACAACTTCAAACCAATGATTCCGGAACAATTTCATGGGATCTGGCAAAACGGAATTGATACGAACGACTACTATCTGAAACTTTGCGGTTCAGGAGGAGGCGGTTATATTCTGGGCTTTACCGAGGATTTGGAACGTGCCAAAGCATCTTTAAAAGATTATAAATTAGAAGTCGTTTATCAATTCTAA